One Mus musculus strain C57BL/6J chromosome X, GRCm38.p6 C57BL/6J DNA window includes the following coding sequences:
- the Smim10l2a gene encoding non-protein coding RNA 86, with protein MAVTAALSAAAAAAALSGLAVRLSRWAATRSSYGAFCKGLTRTLLTFFDLAWRLRVNFPYFYMVASVMLNVRLQVRIE; from the coding sequence ATGGCGGTGACTGCGgccctctctgctgctgctgcggcgGCGGCCCTGTCTGGCCTGGCAGTGCGACTGTCGCGTTGGGCGGCGACACGCAGCTCCTACGGTGCGTTCTGCAAGGGGCTCACGCGCACGCTACTCACCTTCTTCGACCTAGCCTGGCGCCTGCGCGTGAACTTCCCCTACTTCTACATGGTGGCCTCAGTGATGCTCAACGTCCGCCTGCAGGTGCGGATCGAGTGA